DNA sequence from the Candidatus Kaistella beijingensis genome:
GATGAGATTTGTCGGGCATTTTGCGATAATCGCCCAATTTGGAATTTCTACCTTTTGTGATTTTGATGTGGATATAATGTTCACCAAACCATTTTCTTAAAAAGGGCAAAGTTTTTTCGGGAAGATATTTTTCTAAAAGTGAAACTGACATATGCTAAAGCTACCCCGTGTTCTGAACTTTGTTCAGAATACATCCCTTCAAAGAAGTGGAATTTTCGTGTTTCTAAATTAATTTCTATAAAGATAAGGGAATTCCTGCATAAAAATTCAAAAGCTTCATACTGAAAAGATAGTTGTACTTAGCCTGCGCAACAGAACCTTGAGCGTTTGCGTAATTATTTCTAGCTACATTCAAATCGTAAATCGTGGTTCTTCCGGCTTCGTAACTTTTTTCGGCAAAATCTAAAGCAAGTCTTGAGCTCTTTTCGGCTTCCATCGCGGCAAGATAAGCTTCGTAATTGCTTTCGGCATCAAATTGGGCTTTTTGAACATTTTGCAAAACCTCCTGTTTCTGTTGCTGCAAAGTGGTTTTCGCAATCTCTTCATTGATTTTTGATTGCTCAACATTTAGCCGCGTAATTCCTTTATTAAAGATGGGAATATTTGCAGACAAACCTAATTGCTGCCCGAAATTATCTTTGTATTGTTTGAAAAAACCACTTTCTTTAATAGGGTTTCCGTTGATGTCAACTCCTGCATAATTGGTTACCAAGGAATTGAAGTAAGAAGTTCCGATTCCCGCATTCGCCGTTACAGTTGGCCAAAATGCGGTTTTTGTAATTTCGGTTTGTGCTTCAGCGGATTTGATTCTTGTTTCTGCCGCCTTTATTTGTGGTTGATTTTCGTAAGCTTGATTAACAATGTTTTCCGCAGAATATAAAGGTGCATCTAAAACAGAATTTAAAGGAACGTCTTGAATGTCAAAATTTTTATAATCAGAAAGTTGCAATAACATCGCTAAAGAAAATAAACTTCGATTGGTATTGATTTCTGCGGTTTTCACGTTTTGTTTTTCTCTTGCCAAAGCTGCTTCCGCTTCCGCTAAAACTGTTTTGGGAGTTGTTCCGACTTCTGTGGTTATTTTGGCTCTTTTGTAAAGTTTGTCTGCATTTTCAAGTGCGCTTTCAGAAATTTTGGTGATTTCCCGATTCAGAAGGACGGACAAATACTGTTGTGCAATTTGTAGCGAAATATCATTTTTAACTCGTTCCAAATCAAACTGACTTGCTTGAACATCATACTCTGTTTTTCTGATATTTTTTTCAAGTCTACCGTTATTAAAGACTAAAATATCTGCTCCCACATTTGCGCTGTTGCTGAAATTGTCGTTACGATTGGAATTTCCAAAAATATCTCTTCCCTGTCCGAAAGTCGCATTGTTATTAATATTGCCAGAAACTGAAGGAAGATATTCGCGCTTTGCAATCTGTAAAGAATTGTCCTGACTCTTTTTCGAATATTGATTTTGAATTACCTGCAGATTGTTTTCTACGGCGTAATTCACACACTCTTCCAAAGACCATTTTTTTTGCGAAAAGGCGACAAAGGAAATCAAGCTCAACGTTAAAACCGCAAATCTTTTCATTAAGAATTTTAATGAATTAGACGACGGAATCAGAAAAATGTTACAAAGAATTCTTCAATTCACCAATTCTCGACATAATCGGCATGGAGAAAATTCCACTTCTGTGAAGATAGGTTTCGTAGAAAGTTTTCGCTTTTTCAGCAAAATCTTTATTTGGATTTTCCTTGTTTTTAAAGTAAAACAAATGTCCCAAAAGTTCGAAATAGGGAACGTGGTGTGAACTGTCTTTTGTATCAACCAAGGCAATAATTTCATCAGAAGATTTCGACGCCAATTCCTCGAAAGGCATTTTGAAGGTATCATTCATATTCGTCTCGAAAATCCGTTGTTGTTCTTCCGGAAGCGTTCCCTCGTTTTTCCCTAATAGCAAAGTCGCCAACATTTCGGAGAACTGTTTTACTATTCGGATGATGTAGTCTTTATCGTGAATCATAATTTTTTTGTTTCATATTTCAAGGTCAAAGTTTCAAGTTTTTTTATAAAGAAATCTGAGTAACCTGCAAAATCTGCGAGAGATTAGGCAAAAAAGACGTAAGCCAAAACCACTGAAGTAATAATTCCCACCAAATCTGCCAAAAGCATCGCGGTTACCGTGTATCTCGTGTTTTTAATTCCAACAGCTCCAAAATACACCGCGATCACATAGAATGTCGTATCCGAACTTCCCTGTAAAACCGCCGCCAATTTTCCTTGGAAACTATCCGCGCCGAAAGTCTGCATCGTGTCCACCATCATTCCTCTCGCTCCACTTCCTGAAAGAGGTTTGATCAAAGCGGTTGGAAGTCCGTCCACAAATCTCGTGTCGAAACCTACCACGGCTGCAACCCATTTCATCCCATCGATAATCACGTCAAAAACTCCTGAAGTTCTCAACAAAGAAATTGCAATCAACATCCCGACCAAATAGGGAATGATTTTAACGCAGGTCCAAAAACCTTCTTTTGCACCTTCAATAAAGGCATCGAAAACATTAATCTTTTTATAGATCGCTCCGAGAACGATGGCGAAAAATATGAGAAGGATGATTCCGTTACTCAATAATTTACTGAAATCATCGAGGCCTTCTTTACTTAAATTCACAAGGTAAACCACAAGTAGTCCGATGATGGCAGAAATTCCACCTAAATAAGCAATGACAACCGGCTGAAATAAATTGATTTTCTGATAAATTGAAACAATCAACATTGCCGCCATTGTTGCCGCAAAAGTAGCAATCATGCACGGAAGAAAAATATCGGTCGGTGTGTGAGAACCCATCGAAGCACGGATTGCAATGATGGACACAGGAATTAAAGTCAATCCTCCTGCGTGAAGACAGAGAAACATAATCTGGGAATTACTCGCCTTGTCTTTATCTGGATTTAAAGTCTGCAAGCTTTCCATCGCCTTTAAACCAAAAGGAGTTGCGGCATTATCCAAACCTAAAAGATTGGCGGAAAAGTTGAGCAACATGTGACCAAAAGAAGGATGGTTTTTTGGAATTTCAGGAAAAAGTCTGGAGAAAAATGGTTGTATAAATCGAGAAAGCAAATTGATTCCGCCCGCTTTTTCTGCGATTCCCATGAAACCCATGAAGAGCGTCATAATGCCAATCAAGCCTAAACAGATTTTCACCGCAGTTTCGGAGGTTCCAATCACGCCGTCGGTTTCTTGAACCCGATAAACTTTCACTACAGATTTTGCAGAATCGGTTTTGTAGTGAATTCGGTTATCGTCGAAAGTTGGCTTTAATAAAAGTGAATTCTTAATTTCAGGATTCAGTTCGTTGATATTTTTGGTTGCGATTTGTACGGTGTCGCCACTTTTTCCGACTACCATGTCGTTGTAAATCGCCTTGTAATTATCCGAGAATAAATATTTTGCACTTGCCACCAAAATTGCGACGATGATAAAGGCGCTCCAAATTCTGCTTAAAACCATTTGCTCAAAAAATTTGAGTAAATGTAGCTAAAAAGTTTGTTTTCAGAAAGCGGGAAGTTGGAAGTCTGAAGCCGAGAAAAGAAAACCATCGCAAACATAATGGTTGCGGAGCCGCGAAGCGGCGGAATCAATAGCAAAGGGTGAAGCCCTTTGAATGAAAAGAAATTACAAGCAAATGAGCCGCGAAGCGGCGACATCCAATATCCATATTCAAATTATGGAATCAAAATAAACGTAATTGTTGTGTTTTTGTTCCAGTAAAATTTTCTGAGGAAAGCTTCGGCATTTCTTTATCAGCAAAAAATTTTCTTCGACCCAAAGCGAAAGTGTTGTGAATCATTTCCGCAATATTTCCTTCACCTTTGTATCGTTCGTGGTATCTTTTTTCGCCTAATTTTCCGCCCCGCATCGAACGGATTAAATTCAATACTTTCTGCGCACGGTCAGGAAAGTTAGCATTAATCCAATTCACAAAAACAGGTTCAACGGTATCGTTCAACCGAATCAGACTATAACCAAAAGTTTGTGCTCCCGCTTCGGAAACGGTTTTCAAAATGTTTAAACTTTCATCACTTGTCAAACCAGGAATTACGGGTGCAACCATTGCCATTGTTGGGATTTGGTTTTCAGAAAGAATTTCAATCGCCTTTAATTTGTTGTAAGTTGATGAGGTTCTTGGTTCCATTTTTCGGCGAATTTCTTCATTGATGGTAGGAATACTCAAACCAACAGAAACCAAATTTTGTTCAGCCATCGGTTTTAGTAGGTCCAAATCCCGCAAAACCAAAGCATTTTTACTTAAAATAGAAATGGGATGCCGATAATCCAAACAAACTTTCAAAATTTTTCGGGTGATTTCAAATTGTCTTTCGGCAGGTTGATAACAATCGGTATTGCCTGAAAGCATAATGGTTTTTGGAACGTAATTTCTTTTTTGAAAAAATTTTTCGAGAAGTTCCGGCGCATTTTTCTTCACCATTATTTTCCGCTCGAAATCCAAACCCGCAGAAAATCCCCAATATTCATGCGTCGGTCTTGCAAAACAGTAAGAGCAGCCGTGTTCACAACCCTGATAAGGATTCATGGAATATTCCATCCGCAAATCGGGACTTTTCACCTCGTTCACAATGGTTTTCGGAAAAACTTCGGTGAAAGATGTTTTCACTTTTTCAAAATCTTCATCTTCCGCTTCAAAAGTATATCGGTCGAAGCGGTTAATTTCATTTTTCTGTGCGCCTTGACCTTTTTTCATGAATGATGAGTAATATTAATAATTGATGAGTGATAATTGATAGCGGAAAGCAGAAAGCAGAAAGCAGAAAGCAGAAAGCAGAAAGCAGAAAGCAAAATTATTGGGTTATGTAAAAAAACAATTCACGTTAACACGTAACTTTTCCACAAAAAATCCTGAAATCATAGAAATCAGGATGAAGTTATATTTTCGTGAAGTTTTATTGCATCGCTAAAAATTCCACACCGTGATGTTCGTCCCTATATCTTTTGTCGAAATGAAGGTGAAAATCTGAATAGTAATCATGATATTCTTTGTGTTTCTTCGATAAAAACTTTCTGATGCCGAAAATTCCTAATCCAATGAGGACACCCAAGCTTCCCGCTAATAAAATTCCTGTCTCTTTTTTCATATTAAATAGTTTGCTCGACCAAGTTAAGCAAAATTTATTCCCTTTCAATAATCTAAAATTTTAAAGTTTGTTAATATTTGTCCTTAATTCCATAAAATGGTTTAAAATATATATTTTTGAGAAAATTAAAGTCTAATGAAGATAAAAATGTTTTCAGTTGCAGTGGCTTCTCTCGCTGTAACTTATTTCAGTGCTCAGAAAATGACAAACTTAAAGTACCCTGAAACCAAAAAAGTTTCACAAACCGATGACTATTTCGGGACAAAAGTTCAAGACCCTTATCGTTGGTTGGAAGATGACCGTGCCGAAGATACCAAAGAATGGGTACAGCGTGAAGTGAAATTCACCAATGATTATTTGGCGAAGATTCCATTCCGTGAAGAAATTCGTTCGCAATTGAAGGATATTTGGAACTACGAAAAAATTGGTGCACCTTTTAAGGAAGGAGATTTCACTTATTTTTATAAGAACGACGGACTTCAGGCGCAATCGGTTTTATACAGAACCGACAAAAGCGGAAAGACCGAGGTTTTCCTAGACCCGAATAAGTTTTCTGAAAAAGGGACGACTTCTTTGGCGGGAGTTTCTTTCAATAAAAAAGGAAATTTAGTAGCGTACAGAATTTCAGAAGGAGGAAGTGATTGGAATAAAATCATCATTCTCAATGCTTTAACTAAAGAAAAAATCGACGAAACCTTGGTTGATGTGAAATTTTCAGGAACCTCTTGGTTGGGCGACGAAGGATTTTTCTACTCAAGCTATGACAAACCGAAAGGAAGCGAACTTTCTGCAAAGACAGATACCCACAAAGTGTATTTCCACAAATTGGGAACAAAGCAATCTGAAGACAAGTTGATTATTGGCGGCGAAAACTTCAAGAGAAGATACATGGGAATCGGCGTTTCTGAAGATGAGCGCTATCAGATTTTAAGCGCCTCGGAAGCAACAAACGGAAATGAATTGTACATCAACGATTTAACTAAAAATTCAGATTTCATTCCGATTCAAAAAGGATATGATTACAATACCGATTTTGTGGATTCTAAAGGCGATTTCATTTACGCTTTAACAGATAAAAACGCGCCGAATATGCGTTTGGTGAAATTCAACATCAACAATCCTGATGTTTGGATTGACGTGATTCCTGAAACTGAAAACGTGTTAAGTGTTTCAACAGGAGGAGGTTACCTATTTGCAAAATATATGAAAGATGCGGTAACTTATGTGAAGCAAATGGATTTTGATGGAAAATTAGTTCGCGACATTCAATTACCGGGAATTGGAACCGCAGGTGGTTTTGGCGGAAAAGAAAAAGAAAAGGAAATGTATTATTCTTTCACGAATTATATCACACCGGGAACGATTTACAAATTCGATGCAGACAGCGGAAAATCCGAGGTTTACCAAAAGCCAAAGGTAAAATTCAATCCAGATAATTACGTTTCAGAACAGGTTTTCTATACTTCAAAAGACGGAACAAAAGTTCCGATGATGATTTCCTACAAAAAAGGACTTAAATTAAACGGGAAGAATCCAACAATTCTATATTCCTACGGTGGCTTCAATATTAGTCTGCAACCTGCGTTTTCTGTAGTCAATGCAATTTGGATGGAAAATGGCGGAGTTTATGCCGTTCCAAACATTCGCGGTGGAGGTGAATATGGAAAAAAATGGCACGATGCAGGAACAAAAATGCAGAAGAAAAATGTGTTCGATGACTTCATTGCTGCAGGAGAATATTTACAGAAAAATGGTTATACTTCCAAAGAATTCATGGCGCTTTCAGGTCGTTCAAACGGAGGACTTTTAGTGGGAGCAACAATGACCATGCGTCCAGATTTGGCGAAAGTTGCTTTTCCAGGAGTTGGAGTTTTAGACATGTTGCGTTACAATAAATTTACAGCTGGAGCTGGATGGAGCTACGATTACGGAACCGCAGAAGACAACAAAGAAATGTTTGAATATCTGAAATCTTATTCACCAGTTCACAATGTAAAAAAAGGAGTTTGCTATCCTTCAACCATGATAATTACTAGTGATCACGATGATCGAGTTGTGCCGGCTCATTCATTCAAATTTGGGGCAGAATTGCAGGAAAAGCAAAGCTGTAAAAATCCAATTTTGGTAAGAATTGAAACGAATGCAGGACACGGTGCAGGAAGAAGCACTGATCAAGTAATTGGCGAAAATGCTGATTTATTGAGTTTTGCTTTATTCGAAATGGGTTTCAAAAATTTGAAAAAATAGATTAAAGTAATGGTATTGAGAAACTTCCTGAATTTACGGGAAGTTTCTTTATTTAAAGTTGAAAGAATAAAATTCTTTATTTTTACCACATGAAAAAGGAAGATATTGCTGAATTCTACGACGAATATGTTCAACGCCAATTAAAAATCGGTGCCAATGAAAGGTTGATTTCTTTGTACAAAAGATTGATGGGTTTAGGATTAAAAGACGATTCAAAAGTTTTGGAACTTGGTTGTGGTGTTGGAATTTTCACCAAACTTTTAACAAAGAAGGTTTCAAGCGGAATTATTGAAGCCGTTGATTTGAGTGAAAAAAGCGTCACTGTGGCGAAAACCGAACTGAAAAGTAAAAAGAATATTCATTTCGATGTTGCAGATGTTGTAAAATATCATCCCAAAAATTCAGACTTCGATTTCATTACTTTGATGGATGTGATTGAACACATTCCCTTGGAACAGCATGAGGAATTATTTGGAAATTTAGCAAAAATTGCAACCGATAAAACAAAAATCGCAATCAATATTCCGAACCCGCAATACATTGGTTATGCGAGAATTAACCATCCTGAAACTTTGCAGGTCATCGATCAGGAAGTTCATCTTTTCCCGGTAATTCAACATTTGGAAACACACAATTTGGAACTTGTGTTTTTTGAGAAATACGGAATTTGGGAAGAAGAAGATTATCATTTCATGGTCATCAGAAAGAAGCGAGATTTTCAGTTGAAACATCTTGCAGACCAAAGAAACTTAAAAGAAAAAATCGCTAAAAAAGTTTCAGTAAAAATCAACGAAATCAAATACAAATAATTATAGATAACTATTTAAAACAATTTTTCAAAACCCCGCAACTTATCGTTATTTTTGTGGGATTGTAAAAAAATGTCAGATATCATCAAACTTTTGCCGGATCATGTAGCCAACCAAATCGCCGCCGGTGAAGTGGTTCAAAGACCTGCGTCCATCGTGAAGGAATTGATGGAAAATTCCATTGATGCAGGTGCGACGAAAGTCGAACTCATCATTCGCGATGCCGGAAAAAATTTAATTCAGGTTGTTGACAACGGAAGCGGAATGAGCGATACCGATGCAAGATTGGCTTTCGAGCGACACGCAACTTCTAAAATCAGTACGACCGAAGATATTTTTAAAATTTCTACCAAAGGGTTTCGTGGAGAGGCTTTAGCTTCCATCGCGGCAGTTGCTCAGGTGGAGTTAAAAACAAAAACCCACGATGCGAAAACCGGAACAAATATTTATATTGAAGGTGGTGGTTTTCAGTTTCAGGAACCGATTCAAACGGCGGAAGGCTCAAACTTTTCTGTAAAAAATCTTTTTTACAATGTTCCTGCGAGAAGAAAATTCCTAAAAAATAATAATGTGGAATTTCGTCACATTATTGATGAGTTTCAAAGGGTTGCACTCGCTCATGAGAATTTAGATTTCGAACTTTTCCACAATGACGATATTATTTTTCGTTTAAGAAAATCGAGTTTACTGCAAAGAATTATTGAAATTTTCGGACGGAAATTACAACCGCTTTTAGTTCCCATCAAAGAAGATTTAGGTTGGGTGAAACTCAACGGATTTGTCGCAAAACCTGAAGGAGCGAAGAAAGTTCGTGGCGAACAGTTTTTCTTTGTAAACGGAAGGTTTTTTAGAAGTGCCTATTTCAACAAAGCGGTTCAGGATGCGTTTGAAGGTTTGCTTTTGCCGGGATATATTCCAACATTTTTTCTTTTCTTGGAGTTGGATCCCGAAAAAGTTGATGTGAATATTCATCCACAAAAAACAGAAGTGAAGTTTGAGGACGAAAATTTGATTTACGCTTTGATTCGTTCGACGATTAAAAAATCCTTGGGAATTTACAATGTCGCGCCAAGTTTGGATTTCGACAGAGATTCGAGTATTGACGCTTTTGTTCACCAAAAAGTAAATGCAGGAAGTTTCAAAACACCTGAAATTACGGTAGATAGAAATTACAATCCGTTTCGTGAGGAAGTTTCCACCGGCGAAAAAGTGGCGATGACTGAAATTTATCAGCAAAATATCCAAGCAGAACCTTCGAAAATTAATTTGTTTGAAGATGAAGATTTTGATGAGGATTTAATGCGGCTTCCGAATGGTTATTGGCTTTTCAACAAAGGCGGAAAAACGTTGATGCTCGATTTGGGGAGAATGCACCGTTTGGTTGTGGGCGAAAGAAATGCGAAGAAAAAAATCAGCAATGAAAGACACACGCTGCTTTTTTCTTTGGAATATCACATGAATGAAATTGAGAAAAATAAGTTTCGTTCCATTAAGAAATTTCTTCCCGAACTCGGTTTTGAAATGGTGATTGCAAATGATAACGTTTTAAGAATTGACGCCGTTCCGGAAGGTTTGAAAGAAACCCAGGTCATGAAATTCATGGAAAATCTTTTTGAAATTTTGGAATACAGAACGGAAGAAGAATTCATGAATTTTTACAAAAACCAATGGAATAAAAACCAAAGTAAATCCCGTTTTGACTTCCTCTATAAAATGGATGCGGAACAGGTCATCAAAGACTTTACAGAACTCGGCTTCCCGGAATATTTACCAACCGGAAAAAGATGCTTCATCGAAATTCCGTTGGAGGAATTAAAAAATAAATTTTAAAAATTATGTTTCCAAAACTTACTCCGATTACCCGAAATATCATCATTTTAAATGTGATTTTCTACTTGGTTTCCAACTTCGTGGCATTCCCGAAATTTTATGAACTTTTTTCGGTGTATTACATTGGCTCACCGTTTTTCAGAATTTGGCAAGTCATCACGCACATGTTTATGCATGCGCCTTTAGGACAGGGAATTGGTTTGACGCATATTCTTTTTAACATGTTGACTTTGATGAGTTTCGGACCGGTTTTGGAGCAAGTTTTAGGAGAAAAAAAATACATTATCCTCTATTTTTTAAGCGGAATTGGAGCCTATCTTCTAAATTGTGCCTGGAATTTTTTCGAAATCACTCAAGGCGCAAGCTTGGAGGAAATATATTCCATCCCAATGATGGGAGCTTCAGGAGCAATTTTCGGTGTGGTTGCAGCATTTTCTACCATGTTTCCTGATGCAAAATTGTTTTTCATGTTCATTCCGTTTCCGATTAAGGCGAAATATCTTTTACCCGGAATTATCGTGATTTCACTGTACTTAGGTTTCAGTGGTTCAAT
Encoded proteins:
- a CDS encoding TolC family protein, whose amino-acid sequence is MKRFAVLTLSLISFVAFSQKKWSLEECVNYAVENNLQVIQNQYSKKSQDNSLQIAKREYLPSVSGNINNNATFGQGRDIFGNSNRNDNFSNSANVGADILVFNNGRLEKNIRKTEYDVQASQFDLERVKNDISLQIAQQYLSVLLNREITKISESALENADKLYKRAKITTEVGTTPKTVLAEAEAALAREKQNVKTAEINTNRSLFSLAMLLQLSDYKNFDIQDVPLNSVLDAPLYSAENIVNQAYENQPQIKAAETRIKSAEAQTEITKTAFWPTVTANAGIGTSYFNSLVTNYAGVDINGNPIKESGFFKQYKDNFGQQLGLSANIPIFNKGITRLNVEQSKINEEIAKTTLQQQKQEVLQNVQKAQFDAESNYEAYLAAMEAEKSSRLALDFAEKSYEAGRTTIYDLNVARNNYANAQGSVAQAKYNYLFSMKLLNFYAGIPLSL
- a CDS encoding nucleoside recognition domain-containing protein, whose amino-acid sequence is MVLSRIWSAFIIVAILVASAKYLFSDNYKAIYNDMVVGKSGDTVQIATKNINELNPEIKNSLLLKPTFDDNRIHYKTDSAKSVVKVYRVQETDGVIGTSETAVKICLGLIGIMTLFMGFMGIAEKAGGINLLSRFIQPFFSRLFPEIPKNHPSFGHMLLNFSANLLGLDNAATPFGLKAMESLQTLNPDKDKASNSQIMFLCLHAGGLTLIPVSIIAIRASMGSHTPTDIFLPCMIATFAATMAAMLIVSIYQKINLFQPVVIAYLGGISAIIGLLVVYLVNLSKEGLDDFSKLLSNGIILLIFFAIVLGAIYKKINVFDAFIEGAKEGFWTCVKIIPYLVGMLIAISLLRTSGVFDVIIDGMKWVAAVVGFDTRFVDGLPTALIKPLSGSGARGMMVDTMQTFGADSFQGKLAAVLQGSSDTTFYVIAVYFGAVGIKNTRYTVTAMLLADLVGIITSVVLAYVFFA
- a CDS encoding PA0069 family radical SAM protein, producing MKKGQGAQKNEINRFDRYTFEAEDEDFEKVKTSFTEVFPKTIVNEVKSPDLRMEYSMNPYQGCEHGCSYCFARPTHEYWGFSAGLDFERKIMVKKNAPELLEKFFQKRNYVPKTIMLSGNTDCYQPAERQFEITRKILKVCLDYRHPISILSKNALVLRDLDLLKPMAEQNLVSVGLSIPTINEEIRRKMEPRTSSTYNKLKAIEILSENQIPTMAMVAPVIPGLTSDESLNILKTVSEAGAQTFGYSLIRLNDTVEPVFVNWINANFPDRAQKVLNLIRSMRGGKLGEKRYHERYKGEGNIAEMIHNTFALGRRKFFADKEMPKLSSENFTGTKTQQLRLF
- a CDS encoding prolyl oligopeptidase family serine peptidase gives rise to the protein MKIKMFSVAVASLAVTYFSAQKMTNLKYPETKKVSQTDDYFGTKVQDPYRWLEDDRAEDTKEWVQREVKFTNDYLAKIPFREEIRSQLKDIWNYEKIGAPFKEGDFTYFYKNDGLQAQSVLYRTDKSGKTEVFLDPNKFSEKGTTSLAGVSFNKKGNLVAYRISEGGSDWNKIIILNALTKEKIDETLVDVKFSGTSWLGDEGFFYSSYDKPKGSELSAKTDTHKVYFHKLGTKQSEDKLIIGGENFKRRYMGIGVSEDERYQILSASEATNGNELYINDLTKNSDFIPIQKGYDYNTDFVDSKGDFIYALTDKNAPNMRLVKFNINNPDVWIDVIPETENVLSVSTGGGYLFAKYMKDAVTYVKQMDFDGKLVRDIQLPGIGTAGGFGGKEKEKEMYYSFTNYITPGTIYKFDADSGKSEVYQKPKVKFNPDNYVSEQVFYTSKDGTKVPMMISYKKGLKLNGKNPTILYSYGGFNISLQPAFSVVNAIWMENGGVYAVPNIRGGGEYGKKWHDAGTKMQKKNVFDDFIAAGEYLQKNGYTSKEFMALSGRSNGGLLVGATMTMRPDLAKVAFPGVGVLDMLRYNKFTAGAGWSYDYGTAEDNKEMFEYLKSYSPVHNVKKGVCYPSTMIITSDHDDRVVPAHSFKFGAELQEKQSCKNPILVRIETNAGHGAGRSTDQVIGENADLLSFALFEMGFKNLKK
- a CDS encoding class I SAM-dependent methyltransferase — protein: MKKEDIAEFYDEYVQRQLKIGANERLISLYKRLMGLGLKDDSKVLELGCGVGIFTKLLTKKVSSGIIEAVDLSEKSVTVAKTELKSKKNIHFDVADVVKYHPKNSDFDFITLMDVIEHIPLEQHEELFGNLAKIATDKTKIAINIPNPQYIGYARINHPETLQVIDQEVHLFPVIQHLETHNLELVFFEKYGIWEEEDYHFMVIRKKRDFQLKHLADQRNLKEKIAKKVSVKINEIKYK
- the mutL gene encoding DNA mismatch repair endonuclease MutL; this translates as MSDIIKLLPDHVANQIAAGEVVQRPASIVKELMENSIDAGATKVELIIRDAGKNLIQVVDNGSGMSDTDARLAFERHATSKISTTEDIFKISTKGFRGEALASIAAVAQVELKTKTHDAKTGTNIYIEGGGFQFQEPIQTAEGSNFSVKNLFYNVPARRKFLKNNNVEFRHIIDEFQRVALAHENLDFELFHNDDIIFRLRKSSLLQRIIEIFGRKLQPLLVPIKEDLGWVKLNGFVAKPEGAKKVRGEQFFFVNGRFFRSAYFNKAVQDAFEGLLLPGYIPTFFLFLELDPEKVDVNIHPQKTEVKFEDENLIYALIRSTIKKSLGIYNVAPSLDFDRDSSIDAFVHQKVNAGSFKTPEITVDRNYNPFREEVSTGEKVAMTEIYQQNIQAEPSKINLFEDEDFDEDLMRLPNGYWLFNKGGKTLMLDLGRMHRLVVGERNAKKKISNERHTLLFSLEYHMNEIEKNKFRSIKKFLPELGFEMVIANDNVLRIDAVPEGLKETQVMKFMENLFEILEYRTEEEFMNFYKNQWNKNQSKSRFDFLYKMDAEQVIKDFTELGFPEYLPTGKRCFIEIPLEELKNKF
- a CDS encoding rhomboid family intramembrane serine protease — translated: MFPKLTPITRNIIILNVIFYLVSNFVAFPKFYELFSVYYIGSPFFRIWQVITHMFMHAPLGQGIGLTHILFNMLTLMSFGPVLEQVLGEKKYIILYFLSGIGAYLLNCAWNFFEITQGASLEEIYSIPMMGASGAIFGVVAAFSTMFPDAKLFFMFIPFPIKAKYLLPGIIVISLYLGFSGSMGGIAHFAHIGGAIVGFILAKMWKNNQYRID